One genomic region from Falco rusticolus isolate bFalRus1 chromosome 19, bFalRus1.pri, whole genome shotgun sequence encodes:
- the ORMDL2 gene encoding ORM1-like protein 2 isoform X1, with protein sequence MVRPMERAGRDAGSSWRPVEAGWGLATAAGMNVGVAHSEVNPNTRVMNSRGIWLAYVISVGVLHVVLLSIPFFSIPVVWTLTNVIHNLVMYLLLHTVKGTPFETPDQGKDRLLTHWEQIDYGTQCTSSRKFLSISPVVLYLLTSFYTKYDPAHFVVNTASLLSVLLPKLPQFHGVRVFGINKY encoded by the exons ATGGTGCGGCCAATGGAGAGAGCGGGCCGGGACGCGGGGTCTTCCTGGAGACCTGTCGAGGCGGGCTGGGGCCTGGCAACGGCCGCCGG GATGAACGTCGGCGTGGCGCACAGCGAGGTGAACCCCAACACGCGGGTGATGAACAGCCGGGGGATCTGGCTGGCCTACGTGATCTCCGTGGGAGTCCTCCACGTCGTGCTCCTCAGCATCCCGTTCTTCAGCATTCCTGTGGTCTGGACGCTCACCAACGTCATCCACAACCTG GTCATGTATTTGCTGCTGCACACAGTGAAGGGGACCCCCTTTGAGACCCCCGACCAGGGCAAGGATCGCCTCCTCACGCACTGGGAGCAGATAGACTACGGAACGCAGTGCACCTCATCGCGCAAATTCCTCAGCATCTCCCCAGTGGTGCT GTACCTCCTCACCAGTTTTTACACCAAATACGACCCCGCGCACTTCGTGGTCAACACAGCCTCGCTGCTCAGCGTCCTGCTGCCCAAGCTGCCCCAGTTCCACGGCGTGCGCGTCTTCGGCATCAACAAGTACTGA
- the SUOX gene encoding sulfite oxidase, mitochondrial yields MLLLRAVTGHRLPPLLRRGCSRFAPGSSAPGVPRGGAAPVLAALLGLGAVLAYGERRRRVAQAAQAPQYPQYTREEVGRHRSPAERVWVTHGTEVFDVTDFVELHPGGADKLLLAAGGALEPFWALYAVHNQPHVLELLREYKVGELSPAEAPPPPTATQDPFAGDPPRHPGLRVNSQKPFNAEPPAELLTERFLTPNELFFTRNHLPVPAVEPGSYRLRVEGPGGRGLSLSLAELRSRFPKHEVTATLQCAGNRRTEMSLVRPVKGLAWDIGAIGTARWGGARLRDVLLHAGFEERREGEWHVCFEGLDVDAGGAPYGASIPYGRAVSPLADVLLAYEMNGQELPRDHGFPLRVVVPGVVGARSVKWLRRVAVSPTESPSHWQQNDYKGFSPCVDWDTVDYRTAPAIQELPVQSAITHPRPGAAVPADELTVKGYAWSGGGREVVRVDVSLDGGRTWQVARLTGERPVPGRAWAWALWELQVPVPAGAAELEIVCKAVDGSYNVQPDTVAPIWNLRGVLSNAWHRVRVTVSR; encoded by the exons ATGCTGCTGCTCCGAGCCGTTACCGGGCACAG GCTCCCGCCGTTGCTCCGCCGCGGCTGCTCCCGGTTCGCCCCCGGTAGCTCGGCCCCGGGGgtgccccgggggggggcggccccggtgTTGGCAGCGCTGCTGGGGCTCGGGGCCGTCCTGGCCTACGGAGAGCGGCGGCGGAGG GTCGCCCAGGCGGCCCAGGCCCCCCAGTACCCCCAGTACACGCGGGAGGAGGTGGGGCGCCACCGCTCACCGGCCGAGCGGGTCTGGGTGACCCACGGCACCGAGGTCTTTGACGTCACCGACTTCGTGGAGCTGCACCCCGGGGGGGCCGACAAGCTGCtgctggcggcggggggggcccTGGAGCCCTTCTGGGCCCTTTATGCCGTCCACAACCAGCCCCACGTCCTGGAGCTGCTGCGGGAGTACAAGGTGGGCGAGCTGAGCCCCGCCGAGGCGCCGCCACCCCCCACCGCCACCCAGGACCCCTTCGCCGGGGaccccccccggcaccccggGCTGCGCGTCAACAGCCAGAAGCCGTTCAACGCGGAGCCGCCGGCGGAGCTGCTGACCGAGCGCTTCCTGACGCCCAACGAGCTTTTCTTCACCCGTAACCACCTCCCGGTACCGGCGGTGGAACCGGGGTCCTACCGGCTGCGGGtggaggggccggggggccgggggctgtCGCTGTCGCTGGCCGAGCTGCGCAGCCGCTTCCCCAAGCACGAGGTGACGGCCACGTTGCAATGCGCCGGTAACCGCCGCACCGAGATGAGCCTCGTCCGCCCCGTCAAGGGGTTGGCATGGGATATCGGTGCCATCGGCACGGCGCGGTGGGGCGGCGCGCGGCTGCGGGACGTGCTGCTCCACGCCGGCTTCGAGGAGCGGCGGGAGGGCGAGTGGCACGTTTGCTTCGAGGGTTTGGACGTGGATGCCGGGGGGGCTCCCTACGGCGCGTCCATCCCCTACGGCCGCGCCGTCAGCCCGCTGGCCGACGTGCTGCTGGCTTACGAGATGAACGGGCAAGAGCTGCCGCGCGATCACGGCTTCCCGCTGCGCGTCGTGGTGCCCGGCGTGGTGGGCGCCCGTAGCGTCAAGTGGCTGCGGCGCGTGGCCGTCAGCCCCACCGAGAGCCCCAGCCACTGGCAGCAGAACGACTACAAGGGTTTCTCCCCCTGCGTGGACTGGGACACTGTGGATTACCGGACGGCACCGGCCATCCAGGAGTTACCGGTGCAATCGGCCATCACCCACCCGCGTCCCGGCGCGGCGGTGCCGGCGGACGAGCTGACAGTGAAGGGCTACGCCTGGAGCGGCGGTGGGCGCGAGGTGGTGCGGGTGGACGTGTCCCTGGACGGCGGCCGGACCTGGCAAGTGGCGCGGCTGACGGGTGAGCGGCCGGTACCGGGACGTGCTTGGGCTTGGGCGCtctgggagctgcaggtgcCGGTACCGGCGGGTGCCGCCGAGCTGGAGATCGTCTGCAAAGCGGTGGACGGTAGCTACAACGTCCAGCCCGACACGGTGGCACCTATCTGGAACCTGCGCGGGGTCCTCAGCAACGCCTGGCACCGTGTTCGTGTCACCGTCAGCCGCTGA
- the ORMDL2 gene encoding ORM1-like protein 2 isoform X2: protein MNVGVAHSEVNPNTRVMNSRGIWLAYVISVGVLHVVLLSIPFFSIPVVWTLTNVIHNLVMYLLLHTVKGTPFETPDQGKDRLLTHWEQIDYGTQCTSSRKFLSISPVVLYLLTSFYTKYDPAHFVVNTASLLSVLLPKLPQFHGVRVFGINKY from the exons ATGAACGTCGGCGTGGCGCACAGCGAGGTGAACCCCAACACGCGGGTGATGAACAGCCGGGGGATCTGGCTGGCCTACGTGATCTCCGTGGGAGTCCTCCACGTCGTGCTCCTCAGCATCCCGTTCTTCAGCATTCCTGTGGTCTGGACGCTCACCAACGTCATCCACAACCTG GTCATGTATTTGCTGCTGCACACAGTGAAGGGGACCCCCTTTGAGACCCCCGACCAGGGCAAGGATCGCCTCCTCACGCACTGGGAGCAGATAGACTACGGAACGCAGTGCACCTCATCGCGCAAATTCCTCAGCATCTCCCCAGTGGTGCT GTACCTCCTCACCAGTTTTTACACCAAATACGACCCCGCGCACTTCGTGGTCAACACAGCCTCGCTGCTCAGCGTCCTGCTGCCCAAGCTGCCCCAGTTCCACGGCGTGCGCGTCTTCGGCATCAACAAGTACTGA
- the DNAJC14 gene encoding LOW QUALITY PROTEIN: dnaJ homolog subfamily C member 14 (The sequence of the model RefSeq protein was modified relative to this genomic sequence to represent the inferred CDS: deleted 1 base in 1 codon) — translation MEQPRHREAAAADGGDGGGWSRDPPAGARPVAAWNGSCGNPATPGPAEEEDEHDGPSPGPGRCRCRGAPPAPPSPAAPRRDSSCGLACRHRPSTAATPVVPPPHGLQEAEEAGAGRGGRRRQQRHRWTPREKETPREKETPREKETPREKETPREKETPREKETGCRREAKRHRLPRQKNSGDGAEPPSEPPGYRGLLTRWRRLLCSCCCLDARHVGWARAGAWSWARRLGQRARCGALRAARWLRAAVALFLRLLWMLCALLLLLLMLLLGGLRLCWRAGAAGVGRLGRGQRGARLLALLDAAVLRRTWGLLGESRTCRHLWDWLQRRRAPPWVPGGGWTSGQGAAEPAGAGGAAGDGEEVTRLLAMAEVPEEELNPFQVLGLEVTASDAELKKAYRRLAVLVHPDKNEHPRAEAAFKVLRAAWDMVSSPERRREYEIKRMAESELTRSMSEFLSRLQDDLKEAMNTMMCSKCQGKHKRFEMDRDPLSARYCAECGGLHPAEEGDFWAESSLLGLKITYLAMMDGKIYDITEWAGCQRVGIAPDTHRVPYHISFGTRGTGRQRSASKGSPTSAADLQDFFTRVFQGSSGPMPGGPFPAPPTPPGAAASPGVPPRAEGAAPKGDAKHKRRKKVRRPFQR, via the exons ATGGAGCAGCCCCGGCACCGGGAGGCGGCTGCGGCCGACGGAGGCGACGGGGGCGGGTGGAGCCGGGACCCCCCCGCGGGCGCGCGGCCCGTGGCGGCCTGGAACGGGAGCTGCGGCAACCCGGCGACCCCCGGCCCggcagaggaggaggacgaGCACGACGGGCCCAGCCCAGGCCCCGGGCGCTGCCGCTGCCGGGGggcgccgcccgctcccccgaGTCCCGCTGCTCCGCGGCGGGACTCATCCTGCGGCCTCGCCTGCCGCCACCGGCCCAGCACCGCCGCCACCCCGGTGGTGCCGCCGCCCCACGGACTGCAGGAGGCCGAGGAGGCCGGAGCGGGCaggggcggccggcggcggcagcagcgaCATCGCTGGACCCCCAGGGAGAAGGAGACCCCCAGGGAGAAGGAGACCCCCAGGGAGAAGGAGACCCCCAGGGAGAAGGAGACCCCCAGGGAGAAGGAGACCCCCAGGGAGAAGGAGACCGGCTGCCGGCGTGAGGCCAAGCGGCACCGGCTGCCACGCCAGAAGAACAGCGGGGATGGGGCTGAGCCCCCGTCGGAGCCCCCCGGTTACCGGGGGCTGCTGACCCGCTGGCGGcggctgctctgctcctgctgctgcctcgaCGCCCGCCACGTGGGCTGGGCACGGGCTGGCGCGTGGAGCTGGGCCCGGCGGCTGGGCCAGCGGGCACGGTGCGGCGCGCTGAGGGCGGCACGGTGGCTACGGGCCGCGGTCGCGCTCTTCCTCCGCTTGCTGTGGATGCTGTGcgccctgctgctcctgctcctcatgctgctgctgggcggGCTGCGGCTCTGCTGGcgcgcgggggcggccggcgtggggcggctgggcagggggcagcggggggctcGGCTCCTGGCGCTCCTGGACGCCGCTGTGCTCCGCAGGACGTGGGGGCTCCTCGGGGAGAGCCGGACGTGCCGGCACCTCTGGGACTGGCTGCAGAGGCGGCGAGCCCCCCCCTGGGTGCCCGGGGGGGGTTGGACAagcgggcagggggctgcggaACCCGccggtgctgggggggctgccggtGATGGGGAGGAGGTGACCCGCTTGCTGGCCATGGCGGAGGTGCCCGAGGAGGAGCTGAACCCCTTCCAGGTGCTGGGCCTGGAG GTGACGGCGTCGGACGCGGAGCTGAAGAAGGCGTATCGCCGGTTGGCCGTGCTG GTCCACCCGGATAAAAACGAGCACCCGAGGGCGGAGGCGGCGTTCAAGGTGCTGCGGGCGGCCTGGGACATGGTCAGCAGCCcggagaggaggagggagtaTGAAAT caAGCGGATGGCGGAGAGCGAGCTGACCAGGTCCATGAGCGAGTTCCTGAGCCGGCTGCAGGACGACCTGAAGGAAGCCATGAACACCATGATGTGCAGCAAGTGCCAGGGGAAGCACAA GAGGTTTGAGATGGACCGAGACCCCCTCAGCGCCCGCTACTGCGCCGAGTGCGGGGGGCTGCACCCTGCCGAGGAGGGCGACTTCTGGGCCGAGTCCAGCTTGTTGGGGCTGAAAATCACCTACTTGGCCATGATGGACGGCAAGATCTACGACATCACGG AGTGGGCCGGCTGCCAGCGCGTGGGCATCGCGCCGGACACGCACCGCGTCCCCTACCACATCTCCTTCGGCACGAGGGGCACCGGGCGGCAAAG AAGCGCCTCCAAGGGCAGCCCCACCTCGGCTGCCGACCTGCAGGATTTCTTCACCCGCGTCTTTCAGGGGAGCTCAGGACCGATGCCTGGGGGGCCCTTCCCggcgccccccacccccccgggggctgcggccTCCCCCGGGGTGCCCCCCAGGGCCGAAGGTGCTGCGCCCAAAGGTGACGCAAAGCACAAGAGGCGGAAGAAGGTGCGGCGGCCGTTCCAGCGCtga